The Muribaculum intestinale genome includes the window GCCTTGTGCAGACACTCGAACTCGACACCGCCGGATGGGCACGACGCGAGCTCAACACTATATTCGGAGCTCCGTCGTGGCTCATCGACCGCGAGCGAGGAGATATGTGGGTATTCTCCGGACGTGTGCGCACCGTGCCGGCTGCTATGCCTACATTCGCCCACAACAAGCTGGTGGCCACACGCTTCCGCATACCATCGCTCTCCGAAGGCAAATATGTCAGACTCGGAGCCGACGATGTACTCGAACAGGTAGTGCTCGACATGGACGCCTATGCCACACAATCGGGATGCATCCACGACGGGAAACTCTTCTACAGCTTCGGATTCGGTGACAAATATCCCGTGACGACATCCAAAATCCGTGTATATGACCTTGACCGCCGCTGCGTGGCTGCACGCGTCGACCTCGACAGCCTCATCCGCGAGGAGTGCGAGGCCCTTATGGTCGACGGCCATAGGATGCTGGTCAATACCAACAGCCCACGGATATACTCTGTAGCCATGCCCGAAATGCCCGACCCGACACTGAGCCGCGGCACCTACCGTGTCGACCCGTTTGCCCAACCCGAGGACCGCACTGCTCCCGACGGCTACCATCCGTTTATGATCAGCACCTACTGCCGCCATGGCATACGCCACATCGACAGCGCTCCGGTGCTGCCGCTCGTGAAGAGCGCGCTCGAATGGGGCGACTCCGCCGGCATTCTTACCCCACTCGGCACCATAATGCTTGAACGTCTGCACGGCCTATGGCCTACTGTCGACCGGCGCACCGGCGACCTCACGGCAGGAGGCACCAGGCAGTGGGAGACATACGCGGCCAAACTATGCCGCGAATACCCCGAGGTAATCTCGGCCGGCGCCACCGTACAGTCGCAGTCGACCAACGTGATGCGTACGGCGCGCTCGATGGAGGCATTCAACAGCGCCCTGTCACGCATATGCCGAGATGTAAGAATAACAGGCGATGTAAGCAGCCGCTACCACACATGGCTCAACCCATATGCCAACGACTGCCCCACCAAGCTGCCGCTCGACGAGGAGATGCGCTCTCACGACGGGCGCTGGTATCAGCTCTGGCGCCGGTTTGTGGAATCCCGCATCGACCTGCACGGATGGCTCGCCACGATATTCACACAGCCCGACAGCGCGGCATCGCGGTTTGATGCCATAACCCTGTGCGAGGCCATGTTTACCCTCTCCAACGCCGCTCCCGCACTCGACCGCCCGGAGTCGTTCAGCGAACTGTTCACTCCGTCCCAGGCCGAAGCCATGTGGGAAGCCGACAACGCACGCCAGTACATGCAGAAAGGGCGCCACAGCGTGAACCTCGGCCGCGGATGGCAACAGGCCGCCAGAATGCTCGACAACATCATTTCCTGTGCCGACGACGATATAACATCGGGACGCCGCGGACTGCGCATGCGTTTCGGTCACGACGGCTGTCTGATGGCACTTCTGGCATTGCTTGAGGCTGACTCGTGGGGCACAGCCACCGACAATCTCGACGAAGTGAAAGACTTCTGGCAGACATGGCGCATACCAATGGCCTCGAAACTCAGCTTTGTATTCTTCCGCAACCGGTCGGACAATGATGATATCCTTGTAAAAGTTCTCCTCAACGGCAAAGCCCTGTCGCTCCCTATTCAACCGACGGGAGCGGCACAGTGCTACCGATGGCCACAACTGCGCTCACTTGCCCTGTCAAAGATAGAAAGCGCTTACGAAGCCCTCGAAGCCTCGGCCGACACTCCTCTCAACCACAACTAATATCACCAACCAATATTAACCTAAAAAACAGATCATGAAAATCCTATCAAGACTTCTCTTCATTGCCTTCATGGCAATGTTGACAGCCTGCTCCGATGACGATGCAGCTCCCTACATGGATCTTTCGGACAAAGAAATGGCCGTATCGGCCGACGGAGGAACGATTACCATGACGGTTACCTCCAATGTGAAATATGTGGTGAATCATCAGACAGAATGGCTGAATATCACCGAAGCCACAAATAATCACAATGTTACGACATTCACTATCGATGTAAACGCCAACGAGGAGTTTGATCCTCGAACGGGCCGCATAAAATTCATCGGCGAAGGGGTGACACCTAAAGCTCTCGACATCACCCAGCGCGGCCTCGTACCCACCGGCGTGTCGGTAAAAAGCATCACTCTTGAATCCGGAGCGAGCGAAACCGAATTTACCGTACTCGGCGAAGGCTCATGGACAGCTACCTCATCCAATCCCGACTTCGTGCTCACACCCGACTCCGGCGAGGGAGAGACCAAGGTAAAAGTCACATTCCCGCAAAACAACACACTCTCCGACATCAATACAACCATTACAGTAAATATCGACGGCAAAAGCTACACGCTTACCATCACACAGCTTGCTCTCGACATGACCTTGATTACCGAATGGGCAATCGACAAAAACAAAGATGAATACTCCTCGACATGGGGTGCCCTTAAGTTCGACAAGTCGACAGCCGGATTTATCGACGCTTTCGCCAACCCGACCACCGGTGTCGGTTCAATACGATTCTACAACTCCGATAAATCAGGACGCCTCGATGATGGTAAAGGCATGCGCACCCAG containing:
- a CDS encoding BACON domain-containing protein — protein: MKILSRLLFIAFMAMLTACSDDDAAPYMDLSDKEMAVSADGGTITMTVTSNVKYVVNHQTEWLNITEATNNHNVTTFTIDVNANEEFDPRTGRIKFIGEGVTPKALDITQRGLVPTGVSVKSITLESGASETEFTVLGEGSWTATSSNPDFVLTPDSGEGETKVKVTFPQNNTLSDINTTITVNIDGKSYTLTITQLALDMTLITEWAIDKNKDEYSSTWGALKFDKSTAGFIDAFANPTTGVGSIRFYNSDKSGRLDDGKGMRTQTGSHGDLMIRGCVTTDYWLIECGNKSLSQIPADTPMRFEFTGHIYSSCAAHWMAEYLDGNEWLPLMTPKTVTLTATEGLSGAAGNWTETVTYNYEYPKDGIYVLFEGTFSLKHSCEKVQIRLRPATEIAQCGKYIDQISQSTCTRFTAQHPHDGDKAVKEYNQTVKLEFAQ
- a CDS encoding histidine-type phosphatase — protein: MRLRLAYLTLTLASCLMYGEARATAPLCEVAYTKDASRRSQQGMALWGDLLLAFEHGGHCTVYDRSKGELRHAGEFDVESSSRGNHCNQANFGVERLPGAEMPVIYLSVAQPKSPLDMRCHVESITRKGRKWSSGLVQTLELDTAGWARRELNTIFGAPSWLIDRERGDMWVFSGRVRTVPAAMPTFAHNKLVATRFRIPSLSEGKYVRLGADDVLEQVVLDMDAYATQSGCIHDGKLFYSFGFGDKYPVTTSKIRVYDLDRRCVAARVDLDSLIREECEALMVDGHRMLVNTNSPRIYSVAMPEMPDPTLSRGTYRVDPFAQPEDRTAPDGYHPFMISTYCRHGIRHIDSAPVLPLVKSALEWGDSAGILTPLGTIMLERLHGLWPTVDRRTGDLTAGGTRQWETYAAKLCREYPEVISAGATVQSQSTNVMRTARSMEAFNSALSRICRDVRITGDVSSRYHTWLNPYANDCPTKLPLDEEMRSHDGRWYQLWRRFVESRIDLHGWLATIFTQPDSAASRFDAITLCEAMFTLSNAAPALDRPESFSELFTPSQAEAMWEADNARQYMQKGRHSVNLGRGWQQAARMLDNIISCADDDITSGRRGLRMRFGHDGCLMALLALLEADSWGTATDNLDEVKDFWQTWRIPMASKLSFVFFRNRSDNDDILVKVLLNGKALSLPIQPTGAAQCYRWPQLRSLALSKIESAYEALEASADTPLNHN